From the Lysobacter soyae genome, the window CGCCGAATTCACCCGACTCAACGCTTACGACCACTGTCCTTGCCGGCGCCTCTGTCGCAAAGCGGATGCTCCCTCGTACTCGCAGCGATCCTGCTGGCCGGACATGGCGCGCATGCACAAGATGCGCAACCTGCCACAGCCTCCGCGAGCGTGGCCCAAGGCCGGCTGCGCGGGCTTTCGGCGGTGGATGAAAACATCGCTTGGGCATCCGGCGTGAAGGGAACGGTGATTCGAACCGTCGATGGCGGTGCGACTTGGCACAACGTCTCGGTGCCCGGCGCCGGTGCTTTGGATTTCCGCGACATCGAAGCTTTTTCAGACAGCGAAGCGGTTGTACTTGCCGCTGCACCTGGACCGGACTCCAAGCTGTATCGCACCACCGACGGGGGCGCCCACTGGTCGCTCGTGCTGCAAAATCTCGACCCGCAGGGCTTCTACGATTGCATGGCGTTTGAGGGCGATCGCGGCTGGATGTTGGGTGATCCCATCAATGGGCGCTATCAGGTGTTCCAAACGCGTGATCGCGGCGCGCATTGGTCGCTGTCAAACAACGGCACGCCGGCGGTGAAGGACGAAGCGGCCTTTGCGGCAAGTGGCACTTGCATCGCGCGCAATGGCGATTCGACCTTTGTCCCTACCGGCGGCGCAGAAGCGAATTTGCACGCCAAGCGCGACGGTTCGAGCCGTTGGCAGAAATTCGACAGCGGCATGGGACGTCAGCTCGCATCAGCCGGTGTGTTCAGTGCCGCTGCGATGGGTGACGCCATGATCTTGGTTGGCGGTGATTACAAAGAAGAGAAAAAACCGGGCAATGCGTCGGTCTTCAAAAACGGAAAAATGACCGTCATCGCCGCGCCGCCCGGGTATCGATCGGGGGTGGCCTGTTTCGCTGCGGGGGATGTGTGTGTGGCTGTCGGGCCGAGCGGCGCTGACATGTGGAACGGAAGCGCTTGGCGCGTGCTCGATACGGCATCGTGGGACAGCGTGGAGATTTCAGGTAACGCGGTTTGGATGAGCGGCGTCAAAGGTCGGGTCGGCCGCTACACACGCGCGCAAGTCGACGCCGCCGGAGCGCCAGCGCGATGATTTTCTTTGGTCAAGGCGAGCGTGTTGTCCCTTACGGTACGCCTGAAAAACATGAGTGCCCGAAATGCGGTGGCGAGCGCATGTTCCAGCCGCGGCTGCGCTACAAATTCGGCCACGTCTATGCGTTATTCGGATGGGTTTACAACAAGCGCTATGAATTGGCCTGCCTCGAGTGCGAGCACGGTTGGGTGCTCGACAAAAACACGGAAGAAGCGAAGCTCGATCAATTGCCGATTCCAAAGCATTTGCAATATGGCTTAATGACTTTTCTGTTGGCGATGGTTTCCATCGCCATCATTGGCGCCGGTTACGGGAGCTTCGATCTCTTGCCGTAATTCGGATGGCGCCTGCGAATGTCGTGAATCAAATACAGCACGACTGCAATGTTCAACACTAGGATGGAAGCCTCTAGCACGTGCGGGTGTCGCACCAAGGCAATGATTTCGATCGGCAGATAGACACCAGCGGAAATCGCGCCAAACCAGGAGGCCCACTCGCGGGTTCGCCACAGGCCATAGCCTTCGACAAAGCGCATGGCGGCGTAGGCCAAAGTTACGGCGACTGCCACATGGATGCTGTTGGTGCTGATGCGCGCCGACAATTGCGCAAGCATGCCGTTTTGCGCATCCATATGGAATGCGCGCGCCAAATGTTCAATCGCGTTTTTCACCGGTGCCGGGCCTGCCCAGGCGAGTGAGAACCCGCCAAGGCATGCCACAGCGCCCTTGAACAGCTCGACCGCTGCAATCCATCGCAGCGCTTTTCGAGGGGATACGACTTCCACGCGTGGATGCGTAAAACGCGGTCGGATCAGGCGGCGCGGCTGGCGCGCTTGCGATCGGTTTCCGAACGGTGCTTCTTGCGAATCCGGATCGCTTTCGGCGTCACTTCCACCAATTCGTCGTCGTCGATGAATTCGAGTGCCTGTTCCAACGAGAACTTGATGGCCGGGATCAGGCCTTCGTCCTTGTCGGTGCCGGACGCACGGAAGTTGGTGAGCTGCTTGCCCTTCAAGGCATTCACGGTGAGGTCGTTGTCTTTGGCGTGGATGCCGACGATCTGACCTTCGTAGATTTCGTCACCCGGTTCGATGAACAAACGGCCGCGCTCTTGCATGGCGATTTGCGCATAGGCAGGCGAGGGGCCGGTGCCGTTCGAAATCAGCACACCGTTCTGGCGTTGGCCGATTTGGCCTTCGGCTTTGACGTTGTAGTGATCGAACACGTGGAACAACAAGCCGGTGCCGGCGGTGAGCGTGCGGAATTCGGTTTGGAAGCCGATCAAGCCGCGCGCCGGAATCAGGAATTCCATGCGCACCCGGCCTTTGCCATCCGGTTCCATGTTTTGCAGCAAGGCTTTGCGTTCGCCCAAGCGACCCATCACGCCGCCTTGGAATTGTTCTTCAAGGTCGACCACGAGTTGTTCGAAGGGCTCTTGCATCACGCCGTCGATTTCACGAATGATCACTTCCGGACGCGACACGGCCAATTCATAGCCTTCGCGACGCATGGTTTCGATCAGGATCGACAAGTGCAATTCACCACGGCCCGACACTTTGAATTTGTCGGCATCCGCCGTGTCTTCCACTTTCAGCGCCACGTTGTGTTGCGTTTCGCGGGTGAGGCGATCGCGCAATTGGCGTGAGGTCAGGAACTTGCCGCCGCTACGATCTTTGACGCCGGCAAAAGGCGAATCGTTCACCTGGAAGGTCATCGAGATGGTCGGTTCGTCGACCGACAGCACCGGCAATTGTTCAACGGCGGACGGGTCGCACAAGGTTTCAGAAATGCCGAGGCCTTCAATGCCCGAGAAGGCGATGATGTCGCCGGCCTGCGCTTCGGGCACTTCGATGCGTTCAAGGCCCATGAAGCCGAGCACCTGCAGCACCTTGCCATTGCGGGTCTTGCCATCGGTGCCGACAACGGTCACCTGCTGGTTGGTCTTGACCTTGCCGCGCTGGATGCGGCCGACGCCGATCACGCCGACATAGTTGTTGTAGTCGAGCGAGGTCACGCGCATTTGGAACGGACCTTCTTCGCTCACCGGCGGCACCGGCACATGCTTGATGATGGCTTCGAACAGCGGCGTCATGTCGCCTTCGCGAACCGATTCGTCAAGGCCGGCATAACCGTTCAAGCCCGAGGCGTACACGACCGGGAAGTCCAGCTGCTCGTCGGTGGCGCCGAGACGGTCGAACAGGTCGAAGGTTTGATCCAGCACCCAGGCCGGACGCGCGCCCGGGCGATCGACTTTGTTGATGACCACGATCGGTTTGAAACCCATCGCAAATGCCTTCTGGGTGACGAAGCGCGTTTGCGGCATCGGGCCGTCCATCGCGTCCACCAGGATCAACACCGAATCGACCATGGACAACACGCGTTCGACTTCGCCGCCGAAGTCGGCGTGTCCGGGGGTATCGACGATGTTGATGCGGAACTCTTCACCCTGCGGCGATTTCCACTTGATGGCGGTGTTCTTCGAAAGAATGGTGATGCCGCGTTCTTTTTCGATGTCGCCACTGTCCATGACGCGCTCTGCAAGCACGGTGCGCTCGTCGAAGGTATCGGATTGCTTCAGCAGCTGATCGACGAGGGTGGTTTTGCCGTGGTCGACGTGGGCGACGATGGCGATGTTGCGGAGATTTTGAATGGACATGCGGAAAGGGTCGCCTTGCGCGACCGGGGGGTCTGGAAATGAGGGGCAAATTATAGCGGAGTGGCGGCCTGTCCAGCGCAGATGGCCCCCTTGCATCGATCAAATACCGGCCCCATGTTAATTTCACCCCCTTTCAAGCTGAATCTTCAGGAGTTCGACATGGCATTGACCGCCACCTTTGATACCGACCGCGGCCCGATCAAGCTGGAACTGTTCCAGGACAAGGCGCCCCTGACCGTGGCGAATTTCGTCAATCTGGCCACCAAGGGCTTTTACGACGGGCTGAATTTTCACCGCGTCATCAATGACTTCATGATTCAAGGCGGCTGCCCGCAAGGCACCGGCACCGGTGGTCCGGGCTACAAGTTCGAAGATGAGACGAACAATGGCGTTCCGCATGAGCGCGGCGTGCTGTCCATGGCCAATGCCGGTCCGAACACCAACGGCAGCCAATTCTTCATCACCCACATCAAGACCGATTGGTTGGATGGCAAGCACACCGTGTTCGGCAAAGTGCTTGAAGGTCTCGACGTGGTCGACAGCGTGAAGCAAGGCGACAAAATCAAGTCGGTCAAGATCGAAGGCGATATCGACGCTGCTTTGGCAGCCAAGGCTGATCGCGTTGCCGAATGGAATGCCAAGCTGGCACCGTAATTCTGTCGTAACATGCGGCATCCGGCCAACCGGCCGACTGATTGATCAAGCACCTTCGGGTGCTTGATCGCTATTCCGGGGAGGGAAAATGAAATATGTGGGTCTCGCCATGCTGTTGGCGATGGGAACGATCGCGGGTTGTGACAAAACGAACGCACCGCAAGCGGCGGTGGCAGCGGCGCCCGTTGACGAAGCGGCTTTCTTGTCGGGATTCGACGGCGTGTGGGCAACCACATCCAGTGCCGGCACGGATGATGCGGAAACCGTTTTCCGTTTGCGATTCACCAAGGACAACAGTGATTTCGTGATGGATGCGCACGTGTTCGACGTCCATCTCGTCGACGTGGACACGGACAATCAAGTGGTGACGTTTGAAACCAGCGGCGAGCGCGACCCGAAGGAAATGTTGACCGCGACGCGCGTTGTTGAAGCGGCGGACCGCGGCAAACCCGACGCACCGTTCACGTTGCGCATCACGTTCGGCAATGGCCAGTTTTCGGATCTGAGTTTCGTGCGCCGCTTGAGCGCACAAGATATGACGGCCATCGCTGAGGCACGGACTAGCAACGACGAGGCGGACGTCGGGTCCGTCGCAGCCGCTGTAGAGTCGACCGATGACTGCGCAAGTGCGACGAATTTTGTCGATCGCACGACTTGCAAGGAGGGCCCGCTCAAGCTGGCACGCCGTGAATTCGAGATGGCATTCTCCGACGCGCAAACGAATTATGGCGTGGATGCGCAAAACAGCCTGGCGTCGGCGCAAAAGCAGCTGGACGCTTGCACCAATACTGAATGCCTGCAAAAGGCCTACTCGGATTGGACGCGTTACGTGGGCGAGAACTACCCGGACAATTCCCCGCACGCAGAGTGAGTAGGGCGGGCGTGGTAAAATTTCCGGCTCCACCGAACCGTTGAAGAGAAGCGAAATGCCTGATTTTTCCAGTCGTATGGATCGTGCCAAACCCAGCGCCATCATGGCGGTCGCGGAGAAGGCCAAAGCCCTGAAAGCGGCAGGGAAGGACATCATCAGCTTCTCCATCGGGGTGCCGAATTTTCTGCCCGGCGAGCATGTCTACGCCGCAGCGCGCGATGCGCTGGCGCACGATTCGGGGCAATACGGCAGCAATCGCGGTGCACCGGCACTGGTCGACGCCTTCCTGAAGCACATTGAAGCCATCGGTCTGACCGGCTACAGCGCGAAGAACATCGCCACCGGTGTCGGCGCCAAGCATGTCATCTACAACTTGTGCGAAGCCCTGCTGGATGAAGGCGACACCATCGCGTTCCCGACCCCATACTGGACCAGCTACGTCGATATCGCGGAAATCGTCAACGCGAAAATCGAATTATTGCCCTGTCCCGCGTCACAGCACTACAAGATGACGCCGGAACAACTCGATGCCACCTTGGCCAAGAAGCCGCGCGTGTTCCTGTTCAACAATCCGTCGAATCCGACGGGCATGGTGTACAGCAAGGAAGAAATCTCTGCGTTGGCCGATGTGATCGCCAAGTATCCGGACACCTGGATCATCACCGATGACATCTACAACCGCATGATTTTCGACGGCGCCGGCTACCACAATTTCGTGCATGCCCGTCCCGAATTGAAGGATCGCGTCATTTTCATCGACTCGTTGTCGAAGACCTACGGCATGCCGGGTTGGCGCGTGGGCTTCATGGCCGGGCCCGAATCCGTGGCCAATGCCGTCACCACCATGAACTCCAATCACATCACCAACCTGCCGGAAATCACCACGGCTGCGGCAATCGCTGCCTTGACCGGTCCACAAGATGTGCCGAATGCAAAAGTGCGTGAGTTCCAAGACAAGCGCGATCAAGTCATGGCGGTACTCGATTCGATTCCGGGCGTGGTCTGCCCGAAGCCGGACGGCGCCTTCTACGTGTTCCCCGACATCAGTGCCTATTTCGGCAAGTCGCACGACGGCAAAGTCGTGAACAACGACATCGAATTTTGCAATGCCTTGCTCGAGTCGAAAGGCGTGGCCTGCGTCCCGGGTTCCGCGTTCGGCGAGCCGAATGCATTGCGTATCAGTTACACCTGCCCGACGCCGCAGTTGGCCCCGGGTATGGAACGCATCAAAGCGTTCTTCGCAGAAATGCAGTGATCCACACCCACCAAACATTTTCGGAGTGATTCCATGAAACAACCTGTTCGCGTCGCCGTTACCGGCGCAGCTGGCCAAATCGGCTATGCACTTTTGTTCCGCATCGCCTCCGGCGAAATGCTCGGAAAAGACCAGCCGGTCATCTTGCAAATGCTCGAATTGCCGATGGAAAAAGCACAGGCCGCATTGCGCGGCGTGATGATGGAACTTGAAGATTGCGCGTTCCCGCTGTTGGCCGGCATGGTCGGCACCGACGATCCGGAAGTCGCCTTCAAGGACGCCGATTACGCATTGTTGGTCGGCGCCATGCCGCGCGGTCCGGGAATGGAGCGCAAGGATCTGTTGTTGAAGAATGCCGAAATCTTCACCGTTCAAGGCAAGGCGCTCAATAAAGTCGCGAGCCGCAATGTGAAGGTGTTGGTGGTCGGTAATCCCGCCAACACCAACGCCTATATCGCCATGAAATCGGCGCCGGATCTGCCGGCCAAGAACTTCACCGCGATGCTGCGTCTCGATCACAACCGCGCCTTGTCGCAGTTGGCCAACAAGGCGGGTGTCGCCGTTGCCGATATCAAGAAGCTGGTCGTTTGGGGCAACCACAGCCCGACCATGTACCCGGATTACCGTTTTGCCACCGTGGACGGTGCCTCATTGAAGGACAAAATCAACGACGCCGACTGGAACGCAAACAACTTCATTCCGACCGTCGGCAAGCGTGGTGCCGCCATCATCGAAGCACGCGGCTTGTCGTCTGCGGCGTCGGCCGCCAACGCCGCCATTGACCACATGCACGATTGGGCCCTGGGCACGGATGGCGAATGGGTCACCATGGGTGTGCCGAGCGATGGTAGCTACGGTGTGCCGGAAGGCGTGATTTACGGCGTTCCGGTGACTTGCGCCAACGGCGAATACACGGTCATCAAAGACCTGCCGATCGACGACTTCAGCCGCACCGCCATGGACAAAACCTTGGCAGAGTTGGAAGAAGAGCGCGCCGGCGTTTCGCACTTGTTGTAATCGGGCGTCCGTCCGGACGACTTTGATTGCGACGCAAAAAGGGAGGCTCAGGCCTCCCTTTTTCTCTGCAAAATGACCATTCCTCATCACATCGACGATGACCTGCTCGTGGTCTCAAAGCCCGCAGGGCTTCTGTCGGTGCCGGGTCGCGGTGAAGACAAGCAAGACTGCCTCGTCGCACGCCTGCAACAGCAATGGCCGGACGCGTTGACCGTGCATCGGCTGGACCAAGTCACGAGCGGGCTGATGGTCTTTGCACGCAACGCCCGCGCGCACCGCGCGCTGAGCGACGCGTTTGCCGCGCGGGAAGTCGACAAGGTCTACGAAGCCATCGTGCAGGGTGAGCTTAAGGCTGATTCCGGCGTCATCGATTTGCCTTTGATTTGCGATTGGCCGAATCGCCCGAAGCAAATCATCGACCACGCGATCGGAAAAGCGGCGTGTACCCGCTGGTCGGTGATGACAAAATCTGCCGGACAAACGCGCGTTGCGTTGGTGCCGGTCACAGGGCGCACGCACCAGCTGCGTGTGCATTTGCAAGCACTGGGTCACCCCATCGTGGGCGACGTGTTTTACGGTGCCGACGCGGCGTCACGCGTCATGCTCCACGCGCGCCATCTGGCATTCCGGCATCCGGTTTCGGGCATGGCGCTCGTTTTTGACGATCCGCCGCCCTTCTGAAACACGTCAGGGCAGCCGACAGCGTAAAATCAACGTTTCACTTGGAGCCGTTCCATGTCCCAAGCTTCTGCAGGCGCACGATTCCGCGCCGCGCTTTCACAAGAGACCCCCTTGCAGGTGATGGGCGCCATCACCGCCTACGCCGGCTTGATGGCCAAACGCACCGGTTATCGCGCGCTCTATCTGTCAGGCGGCGGTGTGGCGGCCAACTCGCTCGGCATGCCGGATCTTGGCATCAGCACGATGGAAGACGTCCTCACTGACGCGCGACGCATCGTCGACGCCACCGGCATGCCTTTGATGGTGGACATTGATACCGGTTGGGGAGGGGCGTTCAACATCGCACGCACCATCCGCAATTTTGAGCGCGTGGGCGTCGCCGCCGTACACATGGAAGATCAGGTCGGTCAAAAACGCTGTGGCCATCGCCCCGGCAAAGAAGTGGTTTCGACCGCGGAAATGGTCGATCGCGTCAAAGCTGCGGTAGATGCGAAGACCGACAAAGACTTCGTCTTGATGGCACGCACCGATGCCGCTGCGGTCGAAGGCATCGATAGTGCCATCGAGCGCGCCGTGGCCTATGTGGAGGCCGGCGCTGACATGATCTTTCCAGAAGCCATGAAAACGCTTGAGGACTACCGCAAGTTCAAGGATGCGGTGAAAGTGCCGATTCTTGCGAACCTCACCGAGTTCGGCTCGACACCGTTTTTCACCACGGACGAATTGCGCAGCGCGGGTGTGGACATCGCGTTGTATTGCTGCGGTGCCTACCGCGCAATGAACAAGGCTGCGCTGGGGTTCTACGAAACCGTGCGTCGAGAAGGCACCCAGCGCAATACGATCGATCAATTGCAAACCCGCGCCGAGTTGTACGACTTTCTCGGCTACCACGCTTACGAAGACAAGCTCGACGCGCTGTTTGCGGGTCAGGAATCCAAGGAGTAACCCATGACGAATACCGATACCAACGCACCGAAGGTCAAGAAATCCGTCGCGCTTTCCGGGACGGCGGCAGGCAACACCGCCTTGTGTACCGTCGGTCGCAGCGGCAATGATTTGCACTATCGCGGCTATGACATCAAAGATCTGGCGACGAAGTCGAGCTTTGAGGAAGTCGCCCACTTGTTGGTGCACGGCACGCTGCCGACGGCCTCGCAGTTGAAGTACTACCGGACCAAGCTCAAGCGTCTGCGCGGCTTGCCGGCGGTGGTGACCGATGCGCTGGAACTCGTTCCGGCAAATGCCCATCCGATGGATGTGTTGCGCACCGGTTGCTCAGTGTTGGGTACCGTGTTGCCCGAACGCGAAACCCATCCCGCGTCCGAAGCGCGTGACATCGCCGATCGTTTGATGGCGAGCTTCGGTTCGATGTTGCTGTACTGGTGGCATTTCACCCGCAACAGCCGTCGCATTGACGTGGAAACCGACGACGAAACGATCGCCGGACATTTCCTGCATCTCTTGCATGGTCACGCGCCGACGGCACTGGAAGCGGATTCCCTGGACAAGTCGCTCATTTTGTACGCGGAGCACGAGTTCAATGCATCGACCTTCACCGGTCGCGTCATTGCCGGCACGGGCAGCGACATGTATTCCTGCATTACCGGCGCGATCGGCGCCTTGCGCGGCCCCAAACACGGGGGTGCCAACGAAGTGGCGATGGACATCATCAGCCGTTACGACACGGCCGATGAGGCCGAGGCCGATATCAAGGCACGGATGGAACGCAAAGAAATCGTCATCGGATTCGGCCACCCGGTCTATACCGTCGGCGATCCGCGCAATCCGATCATCAAGGAAATTTCGCGTGCCTTGTGCAAGGCGGGTGGCAATCAAACGCTGTTTGACGTCTCCGAACGCATCGAAAATCTGATGATGGATACCAAGAAGATGTTCCCGAATCTGGATTGGTATTCCGCAAGCGCGTACCACATGATGGGCATTCCGACGCCGATGTTCACGCCCTTGTTCGTGATCGCCCGTACTTCCGGCTGGAGTGCGCACGTGATCGAACAGCGCGAAGACGGCAAGATTATCCGTCCGAGTGCGAATTACACGGGTCCGGAAGATCGCGACTATGTGGACATCAGCAAGCGCTGATCGTTGCAAAGAAAGCCGGGGAAACCCGGCTTTTTTTATTCCACGGTTTTAAGACCACGCGGCCGCCGAAGCGTAAACCAAGCAGGCGCCGACAATCCAAATCGCCGGCACGCGATAGCCCAGCATCGCAACACAGGCAATCACGGCGAACATACCGTCCCAAAGCGAATGCAGCCCCTGCGTGCATACCGGCGTGACAAACGCGGCGGCCAACACACCCACGACGGCCGCGTTGATGCCGGCCATGGCGTGCACCGCGCGCGGGTGGTTCGCAACGCGTGCCCAGACCGGCAAGGTGGCCATCAGCAACAAGAATCCGGGCAGGAAGATCGCCAATACCGCCACGAGTCCACCGAGCCAAGGCTGTCCAACGTTCGCCTCGGCGCCCAAAAATGCCGCCAATGAAAACATCGGACCCGGCATCGCCTGTGCTGCGCCATAGCCGGCGAGAAAGGTTTGCGGTGTGAGCCAACCCGTGTCGACGGTTGCGCTTTGCAACAGCGGCAAGACCACATGACCGCCACCAAAGACCAGTGCGCCGGCTTGATAAAAAGCGGCTGCGATGCCCGTTGAGGTCGGCAAGGCGTGTCGCCCCAAGTACAACGCAGTACCGAGGCCGATCAAGTAGAGCAGCATGAAGACCGGCGCCCAGCGCGCACCAAAACGCAGCGGAATCGCCGAGCTTGCTTTGGGTGCCACGTGCCGGCAAAAAACGCGACCGGCCATCGCACCGAACACAATGGTCAGCAATTGCATCCAAGCGCTTTGCGTTGCCAGGATGGCAAGCGCGGCACAGACAGCAATGACGGCACGCGGTATGTCCGGCGTGAGTTGGCGCGCCATGCCGATCAGACCATGCGCCACGACCACGACGGCGACCAGTTTGAGCCCGTGAATGAGTGCCGCGGCAACGGCCGTGTCCAAATGCGGTAGGGCGGCGACCATGCCGAACATCAGCAACACCGAGGGCAAAGTAAAGGCGACGAAGGCTGCGATCGCGCCGAGTGAGCCGCCGCGCATCAGTCCCAGCGAAAATCCCAATTGGCTGCTTGCGGGGCCAGGCAAGAATTGGCAGAGCGCCAGTACTTGCGCAAACGTCGGTTCATCCAGCCATCGACGCCGGACGACGAATTCGTTGTGCATGTAGCCCACGTGCGCAATCGGGCCGCCGAACGCGGACAAGCCCAATTTCAAGAAGGCCAGAAAAATTTCCGGTACCGAACTTGGCGCACCCGGCGCTCCCTCGAACACGCGTTGGTCGGACATCGGTGAGGCTGCGCTTATTCGGGATGGACGTAATAAACCACGCCGTATTTGTCATCCGTGAACAGGAATGCGTCATTGCCGGTTCTCAGAATGCCGCAGGGTCGGCCGGATACTTTTCCGGCGCTGAGGAATCCGGTCATGAAGTCACCGAGCGGTTTGCCGCTGGCGGACATGCGGACAATTTTGTAGCCGTGCCCGAGTTTCGTGCTGCCCGAACCATGCAGCGCGACCAGATATTCATCCGCCAACTGCGCATTATTGGCGGCGCCGAAAAAATCGAATCCGAGCGCTGAAGCATGGGCGTCGAATCGTCCCATCGGCGCCGGGACATTCTTGCAGGCTTCCTTGCGCGGATATTTCGGATCGGCCTTGATGGCAGCACCGGCGACATAGCAATGCGGCCAGCCGTAGTCCTTGCCGCGGCTCAAGGCGTAAAAGGATTCGTTCGGCAGGTTCGGTCCGAGGTGATCGACGCCCTGATTGGTCGCCATCAACCGATCGCCGGCAAACTGCATCCAGACCGCATTGCGCAGACCGCGTGCGAAAACGTTCGAGCCACTGCCATCGGGATTCATTTCGAGCACCACGGCGCGCTTGTCCATTTCTGCCGGATCTTCGATGCAAGCGTTACAGCTGCTGCCGATGGCCACGTAGAGTTTGCCGTTGGGACCGGCAACGACGGTTCGTGTCAGATGCCAGCCGCCATTTGCGGCGCTCATGCCTTTGTCGGGGAAACGGGCCACCACTTGGGCGGCGCCGGTCGGCCGGGTTTCACCCGCCACATAGGCATAACGCAGCAGCACGTCGGTCAGCGCGACATAAATCCATTGTTTGCCCGCAGCGTCTTTCATGAAAGCGACGCTGTTCGGGTTGCGCAGACCGCTGGCCCACGGGGTGACGCGCTTGACGCGACCGGTCTTCGGATCGAAGCCGTCCAA encodes:
- the chrA gene encoding chromate efflux transporter translates to MSDQRVFEGAPGAPSSVPEIFLAFLKLGLSAFGGPIAHVGYMHNEFVVRRRWLDEPTFAQVLALCQFLPGPASSQLGFSLGLMRGGSLGAIAAFVAFTLPSVLLMFGMVAALPHLDTAVAAALIHGLKLVAVVVVAHGLIGMARQLTPDIPRAVIAVCAALAILATQSAWMQLLTIVFGAMAGRVFCRHVAPKASSAIPLRFGARWAPVFMLLYLIGLGTALYLGRHALPTSTGIAAAFYQAGALVFGGGHVVLPLLQSATVDTGWLTPQTFLAGYGAAQAMPGPMFSLAAFLGAEANVGQPWLGGLVAVLAIFLPGFLLLMATLPVWARVANHPRAVHAMAGINAAVVGVLAAAFVTPVCTQGLHSLWDGMFAVIACVAMLGYRVPAIWIVGACLVYASAAAWS
- a CDS encoding PQQ-dependent sugar dehydrogenase, with product MKNLLRLAFIALTVSFATAAAAANASAPLFAKTLKLADGRTMTLNLPKGYTFSVVADGFKRPRFFARSPDNRIFLTSMYNLADNSRGAIYILDGFDPKTGRVKRVTPWASGLRNPNSVAFMKDAAGKQWIYVALTDVLLRYAYVAGETRPTGAAQVVARFPDKGMSAANGGWHLTRTVVAGPNGKLYVAIGSSCNACIEDPAEMDKRAVVLEMNPDGSGSNVFARGLRNAVWMQFAGDRLMATNQGVDHLGPNLPNESFYALSRGKDYGWPHCYVAGAAIKADPKYPRKEACKNVPAPMGRFDAHASALGFDFFGAANNAQLADEYLVALHGSGSTKLGHGYKIVRMSASGKPLGDFMTGFLSAGKVSGRPCGILRTGNDAFLFTDDKYGVVYYVHPE